AATCGGCGAGAGCTGGGGAGGGGTTCTTCCATACCTCACTAGAATGAGAAACGTTATATCTAAAATTACGAATTACGAATTAATTTGCAGATTTGTTGAATTTACGGGAAACCCAGCTGATAGTACCGCTTAAGATTGCTCCTCCCATGAGGATACCGATCGCGGGGTTAAATACTGGTTGCCAGAGTTGATGCCATAAGTCTAAACCAAGGGGTATACCTGTGGATTCGCCAAAGACGGCGATCGCGAACCAACCAAACCCCAGAAATACGACAAAGACATCTATGACGAGAATTAGGTTTAAAAAATTTAATAATTTGTCTTTCATAAAGTTTGATTGCCAAGGAGAAAAAAGGCAGAGGCTAAAAATCATAATTTCTAACTTCTGCCTCTGTAAATTATTCGGGGAATAGCCAGCTTTTGACTTTTGCTAAACTTTGCCAGTCTGGTTTGCGACTGAAACCGTCTTCAATGCTGCTGAGAATTTCTTCTCGCCATTCTGGATTGACAAACATCAGTTGATGGGCAAAATCAACGTGTTGGCGTAAACCTTTTTGCCCAGTTTCTAGCATCGCTACAGCTAAATTTACCCTAGCTTGGGGGTCTTGGGGGTTAAGTTTCACAGCTTTTTGTGCTGCTTTCATTGCAGAACTGGGTTTTTCTTCCAATAAATATAACCAAGCTAAACAAGTCCAAGCGGGACTACTTTTAGGTGCGCGATCGCAAATGTCCTTAAATACAGGAATCAAATCAGCCGGAGCTTCCCCAGCTTTATAACGTTCTAAAGCTGTATCAAACAGACTTTCTACAGTTTGAGTCATTACAAATGAGTCGATAGTCAACAGTCAATAGTCAATGATTAAGGGTTCGGTGTCAATATTGA
The Calothrix sp. 336/3 DNA segment above includes these coding regions:
- a CDS encoding M48 family metallopeptidase, with amino-acid sequence MTQTVESLFDTALERYKAGEAPADLIPVFKDICDRAPKSSPAWTCLAWLYLLEEKPSSAMKAAQKAVKLNPQDPQARVNLAVAMLETGQKGLRQHVDFAHQLMFVNPEWREEILSSIEDGFSRKPDWQSLAKVKSWLFPE